The DNA region TTCTTTAAAACCTATAAGAATCTAGAGAAGAAAGTCACCGAAATCCTTGGATGGAAGGATGTTGATCAGGTTGCCCCACTGGTAGAGCAATGCATCAAGGCTGGTAAGGCTGGGTAATTCAAGCTGTTGATCAATCTGGACTGTTGATAGCAGGAAGGGGTTGGATCAGGAGGCTTAGAAATCCAGTTCTGAGCCTCCATATTGTAAAGATTTGTTTATTTTCGGATCAGGAGTATCCGTCATTACCAGATTCATACCCACAAAATAGGATACAAGCAGTATTCGATCAGGCAATCGAAACACTCAAATTATTGCCGTACTGCTCTTGAAGAAGTTTTTTAACTATGCAACGTACCTTCCTTCTATCCAAAATTCATCAGTGTGTTCTCACCTCTGCCAACCTCAATTATGTGGGGAGCATCAGTGTCGATGAGATTCTGTTGCACGCAGCGGGAATCCTACCTTATGAGCAAGTGCAAGTTGTCAATGTTTCCAATGGGGAGCGGTTGATCACTTACGCGATCGCGGCTCCGGCTGGCTCTGGAGAAATCCAACTCAACGGTGCAGCAGCTCGTTTGGGAATGGCAGGCGATCGCCTGATTATCATGACCTATGCTCAACTCACCCCGGAAGAATTACAAACCTATTCTCCAACTGTTGTGCTGGTTGATGATCACAATCGCCTGGTGAAAGTGCATCGCTACTCAGACCTTTTAGAAGAGGCCAACTTAGTCAACAATGTCAGAGCTTGAGTCTACCTCTAACAGGGGGGTAATGCAGGGAGAAAACGGGAATATGCCAACCCTTACTGACTTTGTCATTCAGTTTTGGGGAGTACGGGGGAGCATTCCGGCTCCTGGCAGTGAAACCGTTCGCTATGGGGGCAACACCTCCTGTGTCGAAATGCGCGTAGGAGGGAAACGCTTGATTTTCGATGGGGGCACAGGACTCCGAGTGTTGGGGAAATCTCTGCTGAAGCAAATGCCTGTGGAAGCCTATATGTTTTTCACCCATTCCCATTGGGATCATATTCAGGGGTTTCCGTTCTTTGCTCCGGCTTTCATGAAAGGGAATTGCTTTCATATCTATGGAGCGATCGCCCCCAACGGAGCCACGATGAAGCAACGCCTGCACGACCAGA from Leptodesmis sichuanensis A121 includes:
- the panD gene encoding aspartate 1-decarboxylase, with the protein product MQRTFLLSKIHQCVLTSANLNYVGSISVDEILLHAAGILPYEQVQVVNVSNGERLITYAIAAPAGSGEIQLNGAAARLGMAGDRLIIMTYAQLTPEELQTYSPTVVLVDDHNRLVKVHRYSDLLEEANLVNNVRA